Proteins from a genomic interval of Gordonia sp. SL306:
- a CDS encoding PDR/VanB family oxidoreductase: MNQRAHPHSTEMTAPPPHLYGRWRHDPFLTVGTVMAKMWWPFWRPLAPLHPTPADDGVTTLQLIDREVVAADENVVALTLAAPDGDILPRWHPGAHLDLLLPSGRMREYSLCGDPADRRTYRIAVRRIPDGGGGSIEVHDDLHVGDPVSIKGPRNAFPLAIPGHGSHAQSIRFIAAGIGITPILPMLAAADRFGLDWSMIYTGRTIESIPFRDELARYGDRITIRTDAEHGLPAMDELLGPIDPETGRAPGGLAVYCCGPVPMLERLRRHLADRPDIELHYERFSPPPVEDGRPFTVTLASTGQEIPVAADETALAAIREVLPSVPYSCQQGFCGTCKVRMLSGAPDHRDNILTEPERTQGMFLTCVSRADGDRLTLDL, translated from the coding sequence ATGAACCAGCGTGCGCACCCCCACAGCACCGAGATGACCGCTCCCCCTCCACATCTCTACGGACGGTGGCGCCACGACCCGTTCCTCACCGTGGGCACCGTCATGGCAAAGATGTGGTGGCCGTTCTGGCGGCCACTCGCCCCGCTGCACCCCACCCCGGCCGACGACGGCGTGACGACTCTGCAACTCATCGACCGCGAAGTGGTGGCCGCCGACGAGAATGTTGTCGCGCTGACCCTGGCCGCGCCCGACGGCGACATCCTCCCCAGGTGGCATCCGGGCGCTCACCTCGACCTGCTGCTGCCGTCGGGCCGGATGCGGGAGTACTCACTGTGCGGAGACCCGGCCGATCGTCGCACCTACCGGATCGCCGTGCGCCGCATCCCCGATGGTGGCGGCGGATCCATCGAGGTGCACGACGACCTGCACGTCGGCGATCCGGTCTCGATCAAGGGACCTCGCAACGCCTTTCCCCTCGCCATCCCGGGCCACGGGTCGCATGCCCAGTCGATCCGGTTCATCGCCGCCGGCATCGGTATCACCCCGATCCTCCCGATGCTGGCCGCCGCCGACCGGTTCGGCCTCGACTGGTCGATGATCTACACCGGACGCACGATCGAGTCGATCCCGTTCCGCGACGAACTCGCCCGATACGGCGACCGGATCACCATCCGCACCGACGCCGAACACGGTCTGCCTGCCATGGACGAACTGCTCGGTCCGATCGATCCCGAGACCGGCCGCGCGCCGGGCGGGCTCGCGGTCTACTGCTGCGGACCGGTACCGATGTTGGAGCGCCTTCGCCGACATCTGGCCGATCGACCCGACATCGAACTGCACTACGAACGCTTCAGCCCGCCGCCGGTCGAGGACGGCAGGCCGTTCACGGTCACGCTCGCGTCGACCGGTCAGGAGATCCCCGTGGCCGCCGACGAGACCGCGCTCGCCGCCATCCGGGAGGTCCTGCCGTCGGTCCCGTACTCGTGTCAGCAGGGCTTCTGCGGAACCTGCAAGGTGAGGATGCTGTCCGGCGCACCTGATCACCGCGACAACATCCTCACCGAGCCGGAACGCACCCAGGGCATGTTCCTCACCTGCGTGTCACGGGCGGACGGCGACCGCCTCACCCTCGATCTCTAG
- a CDS encoding MFS transporter has protein sequence MRTRWLALAALCFAELLVMVDNTIVNVALPTMARDLDAGISGLQWIVDAYTLVFAGLLLTGGYLGDRFGHRRMLLTGIAGFAVVSVLAASSQTLGQLIASRGGLGLFAALVFPATLAIIMSIFTESKQRAAAVGIWAATSGIAVAVGPVLGGWLLEHYSWSSVFWVNLPMAVVAALAIVLVVPGTRPESVSRFDAIGLVLSIIGLGLLTYSVIEGPHFGWTDPRTIGGLVVAGIALGLFAWRELAVEHPILNIRLFANRRFAAAAGMISVAFFALFGFIFLITQFFQAVQGYGPFEAGLRTLPFALVMAVFSPFAMALSHRFGPRMVSVVGALLMSGGFALVEVSSRVSGYWELIIWSMSLMAMGLAFISGPCTQVIMDALTPEQAGAGSAVNDTTREIGGTLGVAVLGSVLTSVYTSGVGDRLADLGVPQAATGIAEDSVMSGVEVAARAPSEVAQQLRFAVQDVFVEGLHSAVWVAVAVTAAAALAAAYFLRGVPSGQATDAPVIVDDPAGLEIEGEAVAVRP, from the coding sequence ATGAGAACTCGTTGGCTCGCTCTGGCGGCCCTGTGCTTTGCCGAACTACTCGTGATGGTCGACAACACGATCGTCAACGTCGCGCTGCCCACCATGGCGCGCGATCTCGATGCCGGGATCTCCGGGCTCCAGTGGATCGTGGACGCCTACACGCTCGTGTTCGCCGGCCTGTTGCTCACCGGCGGCTATCTCGGCGATCGATTCGGACACCGCCGCATGCTGCTGACCGGCATCGCCGGATTCGCGGTGGTCTCGGTGCTGGCTGCGTCCTCGCAGACCCTGGGGCAATTGATCGCGAGCCGCGGCGGGCTCGGGTTGTTCGCCGCCCTGGTGTTCCCGGCGACGCTGGCGATCATCATGTCGATCTTCACCGAGTCCAAGCAACGTGCTGCGGCCGTGGGCATCTGGGCCGCGACGTCGGGCATCGCGGTGGCCGTCGGTCCGGTGCTCGGCGGCTGGCTGCTCGAGCACTATTCGTGGTCGTCCGTGTTCTGGGTCAATCTGCCGATGGCGGTGGTGGCCGCGCTGGCGATCGTGCTGGTGGTGCCGGGCACGCGTCCGGAATCGGTATCTCGTTTCGACGCAATCGGTCTGGTGCTCTCGATCATCGGTCTCGGATTGCTGACGTACTCGGTGATCGAGGGGCCGCACTTCGGCTGGACCGATCCGCGAACCATCGGCGGACTCGTTGTCGCGGGAATCGCTCTGGGGCTCTTCGCATGGCGGGAACTTGCCGTCGAGCATCCGATCCTGAACATTCGACTGTTCGCCAACCGCCGATTCGCCGCGGCCGCCGGCATGATCAGTGTCGCGTTCTTCGCACTGTTCGGCTTCATCTTCCTGATCACCCAGTTCTTCCAGGCGGTCCAGGGCTACGGCCCCTTCGAAGCCGGACTGCGCACCCTGCCGTTCGCGCTGGTGATGGCGGTCTTCTCGCCGTTCGCGATGGCCCTGTCGCATCGATTCGGGCCGCGGATGGTCTCGGTGGTCGGTGCGTTGCTGATGTCGGGCGGCTTCGCGCTCGTGGAGGTGTCGTCGCGGGTGTCGGGCTATTGGGAGCTGATCATCTGGTCGATGTCGCTGATGGCGATGGGGCTCGCCTTCATCTCGGGACCGTGCACGCAGGTGATCATGGACGCGCTCACACCCGAGCAGGCGGGGGCCGGCTCGGCGGTCAACGACACCACTCGTGAGATCGGCGGGACGCTCGGCGTCGCGGTGCTGGGCTCGGTGCTGACGTCGGTGTACACCTCGGGTGTCGGTGATCGCCTTGCCGATCTCGGTGTGCCGCAGGCTGCCACCGGAATCGCGGAGGACTCGGTGATGTCGGGGGTCGAGGTGGCTGCCCGGGCGCCGTCGGAGGTTGCACAACAGCTGCGGTTCGCGGTGCAGGATGTGTTCGTCGAAGGCCTGCACAGCGCGGTCTGGGTGGCGGTCGCGGTCACCGCGGCCGCGGCGCTCGCGGCCGCCTACTTCCTACGGGGTGTCCCGAGCGGGCAGGCAACCGACGCGCCGGTGATCGTCGACGACCCCGCAGGCCTAGAGATCGAGGGTGAGGCGGTCGCCGTCCGCCCGTGA
- a CDS encoding TetR/AcrR family transcriptional regulator: protein MPPQKTARTPATEVRANLVSAGRRLLEREGAAALTVRAVATEAGVAPMGVYNHFDGKDGLLDAVVTDGFAEFATRVAAHDADAATRLRNSGRNYRAFAIANPILYGLMFSAECTADDEVAARAFGVLADIVGYGQVAGVIRSGDPTQLAAQIWACVHGAVSLELGSVYPPFIDASGSYEEVLDLIARGVAA from the coding sequence ATGCCGCCGCAGAAAACCGCTCGAACTCCCGCGACCGAAGTGCGTGCGAACCTCGTCTCCGCCGGGCGTCGGCTGCTGGAACGAGAGGGCGCGGCCGCGCTGACCGTCCGTGCCGTGGCCACCGAGGCCGGCGTGGCGCCGATGGGCGTCTACAACCACTTCGACGGCAAGGACGGTCTGCTGGACGCCGTGGTCACCGATGGCTTCGCCGAGTTCGCCACCAGGGTCGCCGCGCACGACGCGGACGCCGCGACGCGACTGCGCAACAGCGGCCGCAACTACCGGGCGTTCGCGATCGCCAACCCGATCCTCTACGGATTGATGTTCTCGGCCGAGTGCACAGCCGACGACGAGGTGGCCGCGCGGGCGTTCGGGGTGCTGGCCGACATCGTCGGCTACGGCCAGGTCGCCGGGGTGATCCGCTCCGGCGACCCCACGCAGCTGGCCGCGCAGATCTGGGCATGTGTGCACGGCGCGGTGTCCTTGGAGCTCGGGTCGGTATATCCGCCGTTCATCGACGCGTCCGGCTCGTACGAGGAGGTCCTCGACCTCATCGCGCGAGGAGTCGCGGCCTGA
- a CDS encoding MerR family transcriptional regulator, with protein sequence MTEYRIDDLARAAGTTTRNVRGYQDRGLLPRPLRRGRIAIYTDAHLARLRVINDLLKRGFTIRHIGDFLSGIQRGDNLAEVLGLEEVVSEPWSTATSTTMAAEDLKDLLNSGNPAHFERLAEFGLIAPKGDEAHPKQYTILDQETVSAYGRLVKLGLPLSGILDVHGRLDQEMAAVAKVVISAGRRAITEGHEDGWLPRTPAESEWAKELLGEMRHAGSISAHNALDRALDRDLARQLNDYLGRARHTSAENPSAD encoded by the coding sequence GTGACCGAATACCGGATCGACGATCTGGCACGGGCCGCGGGCACCACCACCCGCAACGTCCGTGGCTACCAGGACCGAGGTTTGCTCCCGCGCCCTCTGCGGCGTGGACGCATCGCCATCTACACCGATGCCCACCTCGCGCGGCTGCGGGTGATCAACGATCTGCTCAAACGCGGTTTCACCATCCGCCACATCGGCGACTTCCTCTCCGGAATCCAACGCGGCGACAACCTCGCCGAGGTGCTGGGCCTCGAGGAGGTGGTGTCCGAGCCGTGGTCGACCGCGACGTCGACCACGATGGCGGCCGAGGACCTCAAAGACCTGCTCAACTCCGGAAACCCCGCGCATTTCGAGCGTCTCGCAGAATTCGGCCTCATCGCTCCGAAGGGCGACGAAGCGCACCCCAAGCAGTACACGATCCTCGATCAGGAAACCGTTTCCGCGTACGGCCGCCTCGTGAAACTCGGGTTGCCCCTCAGCGGCATCCTCGACGTCCACGGCCGGCTCGACCAGGAGATGGCAGCGGTCGCAAAGGTGGTGATCTCCGCCGGACGTCGCGCCATCACCGAAGGGCATGAGGACGGCTGGTTGCCCCGTACGCCTGCCGAATCCGAGTGGGCGAAAGAACTCCTCGGCGAGATGCGGCATGCGGGCTCGATCTCGGCGCACAACGCCCTCGACCGCGCCCTCGATCGAGACCTCGCACGCCAGCTCAACGACTATCTCGGCCGGGCGCGCCACACGAGCGCCGAGAATCCGTCGGCAGACTGA
- a CDS encoding UDP-glucose dehydrogenase family protein, which produces MKLTVIGCGYLGATHAACMAELGHEVLGVDVDAEKVARLQAGDVPFFEPGLGDVLRRNLDAGRLRFTTDHRDAATFASVHFLGVGTPQQRRGYGVDLSHVESAVDALAPLLRGDHLIIGKSTVPVGTAAALAQRMSVLTAPGSRIELAWSPEFLREGFAVEDTLEPDRIVLGTDPDDPATDAAEQVIAEIYREILETGVPFIRTDWATAELVKVSANAFLATKISFINAISEICEVVGADVSTLADAIGYDGRIGRRFLNAGLGFGGGCLPKDIRGFMARAEEVGAGQALRFLREVDAINNRRRTAMVELVADAVGGDVLGANVAVLGAAFKPESDDVRDSPALNVAGQLALRGASVSVFDPKATATSRRMYPMLSYAESAVEACEDADAVVVATEWAEFVHMGPEELSGVVRSRVIVDGRRCLDAGAWRSAGWRFHAIGGPMRSVTAPRTARSGMTGQSLPQVPASVPPHSP; this is translated from the coding sequence AAAGGTCGCGCGACTGCAGGCCGGGGATGTGCCGTTCTTCGAGCCCGGGCTCGGTGACGTGTTGCGCCGCAATCTCGATGCGGGCCGGCTGCGTTTCACCACCGATCACCGCGACGCCGCGACCTTTGCGTCCGTGCACTTCCTCGGAGTGGGGACGCCCCAGCAGCGTCGCGGCTACGGCGTCGATCTCTCGCATGTGGAATCGGCGGTCGACGCCCTGGCCCCCCTGCTGCGGGGTGACCACCTGATCATCGGCAAGTCCACAGTCCCGGTCGGAACGGCAGCCGCACTTGCACAACGGATGTCGGTGCTCACCGCGCCGGGCTCTCGGATCGAGCTGGCTTGGAGCCCGGAGTTCCTCCGGGAGGGATTCGCGGTCGAGGACACCCTCGAACCCGACCGCATCGTGCTGGGCACCGATCCCGACGATCCCGCCACGGACGCCGCCGAGCAGGTGATCGCCGAGATCTATCGGGAGATCCTGGAGACCGGCGTGCCCTTCATCCGGACCGATTGGGCGACTGCGGAACTGGTGAAGGTATCGGCCAATGCGTTTCTGGCCACCAAGATCTCGTTCATCAACGCCATCAGCGAGATCTGCGAGGTGGTCGGTGCCGATGTGTCGACGCTCGCCGATGCGATCGGCTACGACGGGCGGATCGGCCGCCGATTCCTCAACGCGGGACTCGGTTTCGGTGGGGGATGCCTGCCCAAGGACATCCGTGGGTTCATGGCACGCGCCGAGGAGGTGGGTGCCGGGCAGGCGTTGCGATTCCTGCGGGAGGTCGACGCGATCAACAACCGCCGTCGGACGGCGATGGTCGAGCTGGTCGCCGATGCGGTCGGCGGCGACGTCCTCGGCGCGAATGTCGCCGTGCTGGGCGCGGCCTTCAAGCCGGAGAGCGACGACGTCCGGGATTCGCCTGCCCTGAACGTGGCCGGGCAGTTGGCGTTGCGCGGGGCGTCGGTGAGTGTCTTCGACCCCAAGGCCACCGCGACGTCCCGGCGCATGTATCCGATGCTGTCCTATGCGGAGAGCGCCGTGGAGGCGTGCGAGGACGCGGATGCGGTGGTGGTGGCCACCGAGTGGGCCGAGTTCGTCCACATGGGGCCCGAGGAATTGTCCGGGGTGGTGCGATCGCGCGTCATCGTCGACGGTCGGCGCTGCCTCGATGCCGGCGCATGGCGCTCGGCGGGGTGGCGTTTCCACGCCATCGGTGGGCCGATGCGCTCGGTCACCGCGCCGAGAACAGCCCGTTCGGGGATGACCGGTCAGTCGTTGCCGCAGGTCCCGGCCTCCGTTCCTCCGCATTCCCCCTAG